In one window of Macrotis lagotis isolate mMagLag1 chromosome 5, bilby.v1.9.chrom.fasta, whole genome shotgun sequence DNA:
- the GNL1 gene encoding guanine nucleotide-binding protein-like 1 isoform X2 translates to MPRKKPFSVKQKKKQLQDKRERKRGLQDGLRSSSNSRSGSRERREDQTDTSDGESVTQQIRRLNQQPPSGSGHRYDPNRYRLHFERESREEVERRKRAAREQVLKPVSEKSLEIDIGDIYHPDSNFPRRPPWNYEMSREQLMTQEERSFQEYLGKIHGSYTSEQLSYFEHNLETWRQLWRVLEMSDIVLLITDVRHPVINFPPALYEYVTGELGLSLILVLNKVDLAPPALVIAWKYHFRLHYPRLHLVLFTSFPRDPQTPQDPKTALKKRRKQGRVWTHALGPEQLLRACENITAGKVDLSSWKEKMDRDAAGASQETGSGEEEEDEEGPVVLVEQQTDVALEPTGPTQERYKDGVVTIGCVGFPNVGKSSLINGLVGRKVVSVSRTPGHTRYFQTYFLTPTVRLCDCPGLIFPSLLPRQLQILTGIYPIAQIQEPYTSVGYLASRIPVQALLRLKHPEAEDSGHEPAWCAWDICEAWAEKRGYKTAKAARNDVYRAANSLLRLAADGRLSLCLRPPGYSDQRASWESHPETLELVMMQERVGLSGEDEDEEEELSSSGEEEGEEDRDADEEGEGDEDTPPTARPSNLAGPNPYALLGEDEC, encoded by the exons ATGCCGAGAAAAAAGCCTTTCAGCGTGAAGCAGAAGAAGAAACAGCTGCAGGACAAACGGGAGAGGAAACGAg GACTGCAGGATGGCTTGCGGTCCAGCTCCAACAGCCGCAGCGGGAGCCGGGAGCGCAGGGAGGACCAGACTGACACCTCTGATGGAGAGTCTGTGACCCAGCAGATCCGGCGCCTCAACCAGCAGCCACCCTCTGGCTCTGGTCATCGCTATGACCCTAACAG ATACCGATTACATTTTGAAAGAGAGAGCCGAGAAGAGGTGGAGCGGAGAAAGAGGGCTGCTCGAGAACAAGTGCTGAAACCAGTCAGTGAGAAATCTCTGGAGATTGATATTGGAGATATCTACCATCCAGACTCCA ACTTTCCTCGTCGTCCCCCTTGGAATTATGAGATGTCCAGGGAGCAATTGATGACCCAGGAGGAACGGAGTTTCCAGGAGTATCTGGGGAAGATCCATGGATCCTATACCTCTGAGCAGCTCAGCTACTTTGAACACAACCTGGAG ACCTGGCGACAATTATGGCGTGTGCTAGAGATGTCTGATATTGTCCTCCTCATCACAGACGTACGTCATCCA GTCATCAACTTTCCCCCAGCCTTATATGAGTATGTGACAGGGGAGCTAGGGCTGTCACTGATACTAGTTCTGAACAAAGTAGATCTGGCTCCCCCAGCTCTCGTCATTGCCTGGAAGTATCACTTTCGCCTGCATTACCCCCGGCTCCATCTTGTTCTTTTCACATCTTTCCCTCGGGACCCCCAAACTCCACAGGATCCAAAGACTG CCTTGAAGAAGCGCCGGAAGCAGGGAAGGGtctggactcatgccctgggacCAGAACAGTTGCTAAGGGCTTGTGAGAACATTACTGCAGGAAAAG TGGATTTAAGCAGCTGGAAAGAAAAGATGGATCGGGATGCAGCTGGAGCAAGTCAAGAGACTGGttcaggagaggaagaggaagatgaagaaggacCAGTGGTGTTggtggagcagcagacagatgTTGCTCTGGAGCCAACTGGCCCAACCCAGGAGCGATATAAGGATGGAGTCGTGACTATTGGCTGTGTGG GTTTTCCTAATGTTGGAAAGTCTTCCCTGATTAATGGGCTGGTTGGACGAAAGGTGGTGAGCGTTTCCAGAACTCCTGGCCACACCCGTTATTTTCAGACATATTTCCTCACACCCACTGTTCGACTTTGTGACTGCCCTGGCCTTATCTTTCCTTCCCTGCTGCCCCGACAACTACAG ATCTTGACTGGGATCTACCCTATTGCTCAGATCCAGGAACCCTACACATCTGTGGGGTACCTGGCCTCCCGAATACCTGTTCAGGCACTTCTTCGACTGAAACACCCTGAAGCTGAGGACTCAGGGCATGAACCCGCTTGGTGTGCCTGGGATATCTGTGAAG CCTGGGCTGAGAAGCGTGGTTACAAGACAGCCAAAGCAGCTAGGAACGATGTATACAGAGCAGCCAACAGCCTCCTTCGGCTGGCTGCTGATGGACGTCTCAGCCTTTGTCTTCGTCCACCTGGCTACAGTGACCAGCGAG CCTCCTGGGAGTCTCATCCAGAAACCTTGGAGTTGGTGATGATGCAGGAGAGGGTGGGACTATCTggtgaggatgaggatgaggaagaagagctGAGCAGTTCTGGGGAAGAGGAGGGCGAGGAGGACCGGGATGCTGATGAGGAGGGTGAGGGGGATGAAGACACCCCTCCAACTGCCCGGCCTTCAAACCTGGCAGGCCCAAACCCCTATGCCTTGCTGGGTGAGGATGAATGCTGA
- the GNL1 gene encoding guanine nucleotide-binding protein-like 1 isoform X1, translated as MPRKKPFSVKQKKKQLQDKRERKRGLQDGLRSSSNSRSGSRERREDQTDTSDGESVTQQIRRLNQQPPSGSGHRYDPNRYRLHFERESREEVERRKRAAREQVLKPVSEKSLEIDIGDIYHPDSNFPRRPPWNYEMSREQLMTQEERSFQEYLGKIHGSYTSEQLSYFEHNLETWRQLWRVLEMSDIVLLITDVINFPPALYEYVTGELGLSLILVLNKVDLAPPALVIAWKYHFRLHYPRLHLVLFTSFPRDPQTPQDPKTALKKRRKQGRVWTHALGPEQLLRACENITAGKVDLSSWKEKMDRDAAGASQETGSGEEEEDEEGPVVLVEQQTDVALEPTGPTQERYKDGVVTIGCVGFPNVGKSSLINGLVGRKVVSVSRTPGHTRYFQTYFLTPTVRLCDCPGLIFPSLLPRQLQILTGIYPIAQIQEPYTSVGYLASRIPVQALLRLKHPEAEDSGHEPAWCAWDICEAWAEKRGYKTAKAARNDVYRAANSLLRLAADGRLSLCLRPPGYSDQRASWESHPETLELVMMQERVGLSGEDEDEEEELSSSGEEEGEEDRDADEEGEGDEDTPPTARPSNLAGPNPYALLGEDEC; from the exons ATGCCGAGAAAAAAGCCTTTCAGCGTGAAGCAGAAGAAGAAACAGCTGCAGGACAAACGGGAGAGGAAACGAg GACTGCAGGATGGCTTGCGGTCCAGCTCCAACAGCCGCAGCGGGAGCCGGGAGCGCAGGGAGGACCAGACTGACACCTCTGATGGAGAGTCTGTGACCCAGCAGATCCGGCGCCTCAACCAGCAGCCACCCTCTGGCTCTGGTCATCGCTATGACCCTAACAG ATACCGATTACATTTTGAAAGAGAGAGCCGAGAAGAGGTGGAGCGGAGAAAGAGGGCTGCTCGAGAACAAGTGCTGAAACCAGTCAGTGAGAAATCTCTGGAGATTGATATTGGAGATATCTACCATCCAGACTCCA ACTTTCCTCGTCGTCCCCCTTGGAATTATGAGATGTCCAGGGAGCAATTGATGACCCAGGAGGAACGGAGTTTCCAGGAGTATCTGGGGAAGATCCATGGATCCTATACCTCTGAGCAGCTCAGCTACTTTGAACACAACCTGGAG ACCTGGCGACAATTATGGCGTGTGCTAGAGATGTCTGATATTGTCCTCCTCATCACAGAC GTCATCAACTTTCCCCCAGCCTTATATGAGTATGTGACAGGGGAGCTAGGGCTGTCACTGATACTAGTTCTGAACAAAGTAGATCTGGCTCCCCCAGCTCTCGTCATTGCCTGGAAGTATCACTTTCGCCTGCATTACCCCCGGCTCCATCTTGTTCTTTTCACATCTTTCCCTCGGGACCCCCAAACTCCACAGGATCCAAAGACTG CCTTGAAGAAGCGCCGGAAGCAGGGAAGGGtctggactcatgccctgggacCAGAACAGTTGCTAAGGGCTTGTGAGAACATTACTGCAGGAAAAG TGGATTTAAGCAGCTGGAAAGAAAAGATGGATCGGGATGCAGCTGGAGCAAGTCAAGAGACTGGttcaggagaggaagaggaagatgaagaaggacCAGTGGTGTTggtggagcagcagacagatgTTGCTCTGGAGCCAACTGGCCCAACCCAGGAGCGATATAAGGATGGAGTCGTGACTATTGGCTGTGTGG GTTTTCCTAATGTTGGAAAGTCTTCCCTGATTAATGGGCTGGTTGGACGAAAGGTGGTGAGCGTTTCCAGAACTCCTGGCCACACCCGTTATTTTCAGACATATTTCCTCACACCCACTGTTCGACTTTGTGACTGCCCTGGCCTTATCTTTCCTTCCCTGCTGCCCCGACAACTACAG ATCTTGACTGGGATCTACCCTATTGCTCAGATCCAGGAACCCTACACATCTGTGGGGTACCTGGCCTCCCGAATACCTGTTCAGGCACTTCTTCGACTGAAACACCCTGAAGCTGAGGACTCAGGGCATGAACCCGCTTGGTGTGCCTGGGATATCTGTGAAG CCTGGGCTGAGAAGCGTGGTTACAAGACAGCCAAAGCAGCTAGGAACGATGTATACAGAGCAGCCAACAGCCTCCTTCGGCTGGCTGCTGATGGACGTCTCAGCCTTTGTCTTCGTCCACCTGGCTACAGTGACCAGCGAG CCTCCTGGGAGTCTCATCCAGAAACCTTGGAGTTGGTGATGATGCAGGAGAGGGTGGGACTATCTggtgaggatgaggatgaggaagaagagctGAGCAGTTCTGGGGAAGAGGAGGGCGAGGAGGACCGGGATGCTGATGAGGAGGGTGAGGGGGATGAAGACACCCCTCCAACTGCCCGGCCTTCAAACCTGGCAGGCCCAAACCCCTATGCCTTGCTGGGTGAGGATGAATGCTGA
- the PRR3 gene encoding proline-rich protein 3, whose amino-acid sequence MPKRGKQRPPDSEESGNEESGSPAGPPSLLGPPPIANGKFGGPDPGFHRGPQGLRGPVIPPLLSLPLPFWGGCSVRGGPGPRPRPYLHSRWAYEDPEPRRGTGYGDHARNGPPNGWRNLGGSGSHHPSKNIPWPKNAPQFKDGVQEGDRTDKSNRPICRHFSKGHCRYEDLCAFYHPGVNGPPL is encoded by the exons ATGCCCAAGAGGGGGAAGCAGCGGCCACCGGACTCCGAGGAGAGTGGGAATGAGGAGAGTGGGAGCCCCGCCG GTCCACCCAGCCTCCTGGGTCCTCCCCCCATAGCCAATGGGAAATTTGGTGGCCCTGATCCAG GCTTCCACAGAGGCCCTCAGGGCTTAAGGGGACCAGTGATTCCACCACTCCTGAGCCTTCCACTTCCTTTCTGGGGAGGATGCTCAGTGAGAGGGGGCCCAGGTCCAAGGCCTCGACCATATCTACATAGTCGTTGGGCCTATGAGGATCCAGAACCTAGGAGGGGAACAGGCTATGGGGATCATGCCAGGAATGGTCCTCCCAATGGATGGAGAAACCTTGGAGGGAGCGGTAGTCACCATCCATCTAAGAACATCCCATGGCCTAAGAATGCCCCTCAATTCAAGGATGGAGTCCAAGAAGGTGATAGAACAG ATAAATCCAACCGCCCTATCTGCAGACATTTTTCAAAGGGCCACTGCCGCTATGAGGATCTTTGTGCCTTCTACCACCCAGGGGTGAATGGACCTCCATTGTAA